Proteins encoded by one window of Deltaproteobacteria bacterium:
- a CDS encoding nitronate monooxygenase produces MSDAPSVAFTRQLGIEVPVICGAMYPCSNPELVAAVSEAGGIGVIQPVSLAYVHDESFLDGLRRIRSLTDKPVGFNAVVEQSSKVYEDRMRLWVDQALEHDIRFFVTALGNPRWVVEKVHAAGGVVYHDVTERRWAEKALEGGVDGLICVNGRAGGHAGTRSPKELHDELADLGVPLVCAGGIGGKARFDEAMAIGYAGVQLGTRFIATTECTAHEDYKQAILAAREEDIVLTDKISGVPVAVIKTPYVEEMGIEAGPVARRLLKGRRTKHWMRAFYTLRSVWQLKRTFQRGRGYKDFFQAGKSVEEVHEVMSAADVLRSLVAPA; encoded by the coding sequence ATGAGCGACGCTCCCTCGGTCGCCTTCACCCGGCAGCTGGGCATCGAGGTGCCCGTGATCTGCGGCGCCATGTATCCCTGCTCGAACCCCGAGCTCGTCGCCGCGGTCTCCGAGGCCGGCGGGATCGGCGTGATCCAGCCGGTCTCCCTGGCCTACGTCCACGACGAGAGCTTCCTCGACGGCCTGCGCCGGATCCGCTCTCTCACCGACAAGCCGGTGGGCTTCAACGCCGTGGTCGAGCAGAGCTCGAAGGTCTACGAGGACCGGATGCGCCTCTGGGTCGATCAGGCCCTGGAGCACGACATCCGCTTCTTCGTCACCGCCCTGGGCAACCCCCGCTGGGTGGTGGAGAAGGTCCACGCCGCGGGCGGCGTCGTCTACCACGACGTCACCGAGCGAAGGTGGGCCGAGAAGGCCCTCGAGGGCGGGGTCGACGGGCTGATCTGCGTGAACGGCCGGGCGGGCGGCCACGCCGGCACCCGGAGCCCAAAGGAGCTCCACGACGAGCTGGCCGATCTGGGCGTGCCCCTGGTCTGCGCCGGGGGCATCGGCGGCAAGGCGCGCTTCGACGAGGCGATGGCCATCGGCTACGCCGGGGTGCAGCTGGGCACCCGCTTCATCGCCACCACCGAGTGCACCGCCCACGAGGACTACAAGCAGGCCATCCTCGCGGCGCGGGAGGAGGACATCGTCCTCACCGACAAGATCTCCGGGGTCCCGGTGGCGGTCATCAAGACCCCCTACGTCGAGGAGATGGGGATCGAGGCCGGGCCGGTGGCCCGCCGCCTCCTGAAGGGGCGGCGCACCAAGCACTGGATGCGGGCCTTCTACACCCTGCGCTCGGTCTGGCAGCTCAAGCGCACTTTCCAGCGCGGGCGTGGGTACAAGGACTTCTTCCAGGCGGGGAAGAGCGTGGAGGAGGTGCACGAGGTGATGAGCGCCGCAGATGTGCTGCGGAGCCTCGTCGCTCCGGCCTGA
- a CDS encoding DUF4147 domain-containing protein has protein sequence MQASRDGAIQLWRSVLERCDASKLIVAHLAGTSAERRPRILSLGKAAGALLCGAAEVLPGAREGALVVQTADAPELPGVECLAGDHPVAGEASLRAGRRVLEWVEAAQEEDAEVWVLLSGGASALVELPRPGPTLAELQQVQQRLLTAGVDIDLQNAVRARLSQLKGGGLAEWLGDSLKRLLVLVDIPAGTPELVGSGLCSPLPPWPGGLAAELERRGLLTELPDIVQLILREARSEAPEATVWPEVLATPRTMVELATHDLLAAGVRIAPASGARAHLEGRELADELVAHLQTGEGALIVAGEASCDRGSPGPASEARGGRAAHLALEVLDRMAGVEREWVFLAGASDLKDGSGEGGAVVAAGHPASAEERRAALEGWSSADFHRRFGSALPGGAPRTNLCDLYLAWC, from the coding sequence ATGCAAGCGAGTCGAGATGGTGCGATCCAGCTGTGGCGAAGCGTCCTCGAACGGTGCGATGCGTCAAAGCTGATCGTCGCTCACCTCGCGGGGACGAGCGCGGAGCGCAGGCCCCGCATCCTCTCCCTCGGGAAGGCGGCGGGCGCGCTCCTCTGCGGCGCCGCCGAGGTCCTGCCCGGCGCCCGGGAGGGGGCGCTGGTGGTGCAGACCGCCGACGCGCCCGAGCTGCCGGGGGTCGAGTGCCTCGCCGGTGATCACCCGGTGGCGGGGGAGGCGTCGCTGCGGGCCGGGCGCCGGGTCCTCGAGTGGGTGGAGGCCGCGCAGGAGGAGGACGCCGAGGTCTGGGTCCTCCTCTCCGGGGGCGCCTCGGCGCTCGTGGAGCTGCCGCGCCCCGGACCCACCCTCGCCGAGCTGCAGCAGGTCCAGCAGCGCCTGCTCACCGCCGGGGTCGACATCGATCTGCAGAACGCGGTTCGGGCCCGCCTCTCCCAGCTCAAGGGCGGGGGCCTGGCCGAGTGGCTGGGCGACTCGCTGAAGCGCCTGCTGGTGCTGGTGGACATCCCCGCCGGCACCCCCGAGCTCGTCGGCTCCGGGCTCTGCTCCCCGCTGCCGCCCTGGCCGGGCGGGCTGGCCGCGGAGCTCGAGCGGCGGGGGCTGCTGACCGAGCTGCCCGACATCGTCCAGCTGATCCTGCGGGAGGCCCGGAGCGAGGCGCCGGAGGCGACGGTCTGGCCCGAGGTCCTGGCCACCCCCCGGACGATGGTCGAGCTGGCCACCCACGATCTCCTGGCGGCCGGCGTGCGCATCGCGCCGGCCTCCGGTGCGCGAGCGCACCTCGAGGGCCGGGAGCTGGCCGACGAGCTGGTGGCGCACCTCCAGACCGGCGAGGGCGCGCTGATCGTGGCCGGCGAGGCCTCCTGCGATCGCGGCAGCCCGGGGCCGGCGAGCGAGGCGCGGGGCGGCCGGGCGGCCCACCTCGCCCTGGAGGTGCTCGACCGCATGGCGGGGGTGGAGCGCGAGTGGGTCTTCCTCGCCGGCGCCAGCGACCTGAAGGACGGCTCGGGGGAGGGAGGGGCGGTGGTCGCCGCCGGGCACCCCGCGAGCGCCGAGGAGCGCCGGGCCGCCCTGGAGGGTTGGTCCAGCGCCGACTTCCACCGGCGCTTCGGCTCGGCCCTCCCCGGGGGGGCGCCGCGCACCAACCTCTGCGATCTCTACCTGGCGTGGTGTTAG
- a CDS encoding 4a-hydroxytetrahydrobiopterin dehydratase, protein MNDLLEKSCTPIEKGSAPLDEAAWKPLLEQLGESWEVSEGTLVREFVFPAFETGLDFVNQTGGLAEQEGHHPELALDRRKVRVSLRTHDVDGLSENDFILAAKITDAVMGLATARMVDVNAMKGDSPTSAGAEKLGEETVAEQVKTLGEGWSVGEEGRLERSYAPADYVAALTLVNKIGTLAKERRHHPALLLTPGQLKVSLFTYPVEGLTKLDFELAAAIEGAAKG, encoded by the coding sequence ATGAACGATCTGCTGGAGAAGAGCTGCACCCCCATCGAGAAGGGGAGCGCCCCCCTGGACGAGGCCGCCTGGAAGCCCCTGCTCGAGCAGCTGGGCGAGAGCTGGGAGGTGAGCGAGGGCACGCTCGTGCGCGAGTTCGTCTTCCCGGCCTTCGAGACTGGCCTGGACTTCGTGAACCAGACCGGCGGCCTGGCCGAGCAGGAGGGCCACCACCCCGAGCTCGCCCTCGACCGCCGCAAGGTGCGGGTCTCCCTGCGCACCCACGACGTCGACGGCCTCTCGGAGAACGACTTCATCCTGGCCGCGAAGATCACCGACGCGGTCATGGGCCTCGCCACCGCCCGGATGGTGGACGTGAACGCGATGAAGGGCGACAGCCCCACCTCGGCGGGCGCCGAGAAGCTCGGTGAGGAGACGGTGGCCGAGCAGGTGAAGACCCTGGGCGAGGGCTGGAGCGTCGGCGAGGAGGGCCGCCTCGAGCGCAGCTATGCCCCGGCCGACTACGTCGCGGCCCTGACCCTGGTGAACAAGATCGGCACCCTGGCCAAGGAGCGGCGCCACCACCCGGCCCTCCTCCTGACGCCGGGCCAGCTGAAGGTCAGCCTCTTCACCTACCCGGTGGAGGGCCTCACCAAGCTCGACTTCGAGCTGGCCGCGGCCATCGAGGGCGCCGCCAAGGGCTAG
- the rpe gene encoding ribulose-phosphate 3-epimerase, producing MRPDESRPAIAPSILSADFARLGEEITAVEEAGADLIHVDVMDGHFVPNLTIGAPVVEALRQTTKLPLDVHLMIEQPQAFVDDFAAAGADVLTVHAEACVHLHRVLQQIREAGMKPSVSLNPHTPLNVLDHVLEEVEMVLLMSVNPGFGGQSFIPQVLPKIEALANTVQKRGLRVDIEVDGGVKVPNFASVANAGATVLVAGSAIFGADSYEEVIAAMRREAAK from the coding sequence GTGAGACCCGACGAATCCCGACCCGCCATCGCCCCCTCGATCCTCTCGGCCGACTTCGCCCGCCTGGGCGAGGAGATCACCGCGGTCGAGGAGGCCGGCGCCGACCTGATCCACGTGGACGTGATGGACGGGCACTTCGTCCCGAACCTGACCATCGGCGCCCCGGTGGTCGAGGCCCTGCGCCAGACGACGAAGCTGCCCCTGGATGTGCACCTGATGATCGAGCAGCCGCAAGCGTTCGTGGACGACTTCGCGGCGGCCGGGGCCGACGTGCTGACGGTCCACGCCGAGGCCTGCGTCCACCTCCACCGGGTGCTGCAGCAGATCCGGGAGGCGGGGATGAAGCCCTCGGTGTCGCTGAACCCCCACACGCCCCTGAACGTGCTCGATCACGTCCTGGAGGAGGTCGAGATGGTCCTCCTGATGAGCGTGAACCCCGGCTTCGGGGGGCAGAGCTTCATTCCGCAGGTCCTCCCCAAGATCGAGGCCCTGGCGAATACCGTCCAGAAGCGCGGACTTCGCGTTGACATCGAGGTGGACGGGGGAGTAAAGGTCCCGAACTTCGCGTCCGTGGCGAATGCCGGAGCGACGGTCCTGGTTGCAGGATCGGCGATCTTCGGGGCCGATTCCTACGAAGAGGTCATCGCGGCGATGCGGCGCGAGGCAGCGAAATAG
- a CDS encoding signal protein produces MAKRRRQYIVDRSFQLKYTLLISLVGGLIALIFGKWMLEAHRENTNLLMMNELLQMDDALKQELLAADQHLLWIYVGITVLMMVALGLLGVLVTHRVAGPAYIMGRYLTVIAEGAYPALRPLRKRDELRGFFDSLNAAVEALKERDRSEADALEKAISALEGAGKDEVVKSLEAIRDRKRQSVAGATTVDSE; encoded by the coding sequence ATGGCCAAACGCCGCCGCCAGTACATCGTCGACCGGTCGTTCCAGCTCAAGTACACCCTACTCATCTCGCTGGTGGGTGGCCTGATCGCCCTCATCTTCGGCAAGTGGATGCTCGAGGCTCACCGGGAGAACACCAATCTCCTGATGATGAACGAGCTGCTCCAGATGGACGACGCGCTCAAGCAGGAGCTCCTCGCCGCGGACCAGCACCTGCTCTGGATCTACGTCGGGATCACCGTCCTGATGATGGTGGCCCTCGGCCTCCTGGGCGTCCTGGTGACCCACCGGGTCGCCGGCCCCGCCTACATCATGGGCCGCTACCTCACCGTCATCGCCGAGGGCGCCTACCCTGCCCTGCGTCCCCTGCGGAAGCGCGACGAGCTCCGCGGCTTCTTCGACAGCCTGAACGCCGCGGTCGAGGCCCTCAAGGAGCGCGATCGCAGCGAGGCCGACGCCCTGGAGAAGGCCATCTCGGCCCTCGAGGGGGCCGGCAAGGACGAGGTCGTGAAGTCCCTCGAGGCCATCAGGGACCGCAAACGTCAGTCCGTGGCCGGCGCCACCACGGTCGATTCGGAATGA
- the argC gene encoding N-acetyl-gamma-glutamyl-phosphate reductase, producing MSQGNLRVAVAGATGYAGAELLRLLQSHPEVGHLRALARSETGKTVAELFPSFPGERGAGALVLEPLGEPEAVAADLAGECDLVFLALPHATSAALAAPLHAAGLKVIDLSADFRLRDPDVYAGWYGEHPCPELIPEAVYGLPERYREALKEATLIAAPGCYPTATLLSILPLLEAGLVDGGIIADCKSGTSGAGRSPKVGTLLSEAGEQISAYGIAAHRHEPEIAQEAGHAAGHAIRVTFTPHLVPMSRGILATVYLGTTEEAPEDEEGLRALYREHYRDEPFVEVLPAGRFPGTGSVRGSNRCAIGVTRHPRSGQVIAVSAIDNLIKGAAGQAIQCMNLCCGLPETAGLTPMGLLP from the coding sequence ATGAGCCAAGGGAACCTCAGAGTCGCCGTCGCCGGGGCCACCGGCTATGCCGGAGCCGAGCTCCTGCGCCTCCTCCAGAGCCACCCGGAGGTGGGTCACCTGCGGGCGCTCGCGCGCAGCGAGACCGGCAAGACCGTGGCCGAGCTCTTCCCCTCCTTCCCGGGGGAGCGCGGCGCCGGGGCGCTGGTGCTCGAGCCCCTCGGCGAGCCCGAGGCGGTGGCCGCGGACCTGGCCGGCGAGTGCGATCTCGTCTTCCTGGCCCTGCCGCACGCCACCAGCGCGGCGCTGGCGGCCCCCCTCCACGCCGCCGGCCTGAAGGTCATCGATCTCTCCGCCGACTTCCGCCTGCGCGATCCCGACGTCTACGCCGGCTGGTACGGCGAGCACCCCTGCCCGGAGCTGATCCCGGAGGCGGTCTACGGGCTGCCCGAGCGCTACCGCGAGGCGCTGAAGGAGGCCACCCTGATCGCGGCCCCGGGCTGCTACCCCACCGCCACCCTCCTCTCGATCCTGCCCCTCCTCGAGGCCGGCCTGGTCGACGGCGGCATCATCGCCGACTGCAAGAGCGGCACGAGCGGGGCCGGCAGGAGCCCCAAGGTGGGGACCCTCCTCTCGGAGGCCGGCGAGCAGATCTCCGCCTACGGCATCGCCGCCCACCGCCACGAGCCCGAGATCGCGCAGGAGGCCGGCCACGCCGCCGGGCACGCGATCCGGGTGACCTTCACGCCGCACCTGGTGCCCATGAGCCGCGGCATCCTCGCCACCGTCTACCTCGGCACCACCGAGGAGGCGCCGGAGGACGAGGAGGGGCTGCGCGCCCTCTACCGGGAGCACTACCGGGACGAGCCCTTCGTCGAGGTGCTGCCCGCGGGGCGCTTCCCGGGCACCGGCTCGGTGCGCGGGAGCAACCGCTGCGCCATCGGCGTCACCCGTCACCCCCGCTCCGGGCAGGTGATCGCGGTGTCCGCCATCGACAACCTGATCAAGGGCGCCGCGGGGCAGGCGATCCAGTGCATGAACCTCTGCTGCGGTCTCCCGGAGACCGCGGGCCTCACCCCGATGGGTCTCCTGCCATGA
- a CDS encoding transcription antitermination factor NusB: MIARRIALEVLERVEEGGAFANAALNAALERAGVIDPRERALATELAYGTLRQTLALDWRIAQVSTRPLEELEPRVRLLLRLGAYQLFHLRIPDHAAVSETVAQAHALHLERATGFINAVLRALIRLREEALAPPLAVDPATHLLIEQGLPPWLFEAWREALPVEELAALAATIQQPAPLTLRAASPEAREAALAHLVEAGLAARPTPRSPLGILLEGAGTPEKLPGWDELGLQSQDEGAQLATLFALAEGPTPLTPGIVLDPCAAPGGKTAHLAQALPDARIFASDLHASRARRLSREIARLGLGERVEIHAADATLPMPYLDEAGVQADLLVLDAPCSGLGTLRSHPEIKLRRGPEDVTRLAGLQERLLTSLAPRVAPGGRLVFIVCTWTKEETLQQIEYFEEEHPEFEREPVVEPGAALEGLVDEEHLFATWPHRDNVDGFFGVRWRRR, from the coding sequence ATGATCGCCCGGCGGATCGCCCTCGAGGTGCTCGAGCGGGTGGAGGAGGGTGGCGCCTTCGCCAACGCCGCCCTCAACGCGGCCCTCGAGCGCGCGGGCGTGATCGACCCCCGCGAGCGGGCGCTGGCCACCGAGCTGGCCTACGGCACCCTGCGCCAGACCCTCGCCCTCGACTGGCGCATCGCGCAGGTCTCGACCCGCCCGCTGGAGGAGCTCGAGCCGCGGGTGCGCCTGCTCCTGCGCCTCGGGGCGTACCAGCTCTTCCACCTGCGGATCCCCGATCACGCGGCGGTGAGCGAGACGGTGGCCCAGGCGCACGCCCTCCACCTCGAGCGGGCGACGGGCTTCATCAACGCCGTCCTGCGGGCGCTGATCCGCCTGCGGGAGGAGGCGCTCGCGCCGCCCCTCGCCGTCGATCCCGCGACCCACCTCCTGATCGAGCAGGGGCTGCCCCCCTGGCTCTTCGAGGCCTGGCGGGAGGCCCTGCCGGTGGAGGAGCTCGCCGCGCTGGCCGCGACGATCCAGCAGCCCGCGCCCCTGACCCTGCGGGCCGCCTCGCCCGAGGCCCGGGAGGCGGCGCTGGCCCACCTCGTCGAGGCCGGGCTCGCCGCGCGCCCCACGCCCCGCAGCCCGCTGGGGATCCTCCTCGAGGGCGCCGGCACCCCCGAGAAGCTCCCGGGCTGGGACGAGCTCGGCCTTCAGTCCCAGGACGAGGGTGCGCAGCTCGCCACCCTCTTCGCCCTGGCGGAGGGCCCGACTCCCCTGACGCCCGGGATCGTCCTCGATCCCTGCGCGGCGCCGGGGGGCAAGACCGCCCACCTGGCCCAGGCCCTGCCCGACGCCCGGATCTTCGCCAGTGATCTCCACGCCTCCCGGGCCCGGCGCCTCTCCCGGGAGATCGCGCGGCTGGGCCTCGGCGAGCGGGTGGAGATTCACGCCGCCGACGCCACCCTGCCGATGCCCTACCTGGACGAGGCCGGGGTGCAGGCGGATCTGCTGGTGCTGGACGCCCCCTGCAGCGGGCTGGGGACCCTGCGCAGCCACCCCGAGATCAAGCTGCGCCGGGGTCCCGAGGACGTCACCCGCCTGGCGGGACTTCAAGAGAGGCTGCTCACCTCGCTGGCCCCCCGGGTCGCACCAGGGGGCCGCCTGGTCTTCATCGTCTGCACCTGGACGAAGGAGGAGACCCTGCAGCAGATCGAGTACTTCGAGGAGGAGCACCCCGAGTTCGAGCGGGAGCCCGTCGTCGAGCCCGGCGCTGCCCTCGAGGGTCTCGTGGACGAGGAGCATCTCTTCGCGACGTGGCCGCATCGGGACAACGTCGATGGCTTCTTCGGGGTGCGTTGGCGGCGGCGCTAG
- the fmt gene encoding methionyl-tRNA formyltransferase produces the protein MSDGRRSFRIVFMGTPDFAVPPLVRMADGPDEVVAVVTQPDRARGRGQKVTISPVKAAALERGIEVLQPERIKGKRGAEFRARMEALAPELIVVAAYGKILPVSLLELPTLDCINVHASLLPRWRGASPLHHALLAGDTESGVSIMRMEEGLDTGPVFLKRAIPVGEETDCADLHDRLADLGAEALMEALELFRAGPVEPEAQDDALATYAPMLDKKDGCLDFGASALELARRVRALHPWPGTYTGCRGKLLKVLAAKALATPSGAAPGTVTAATDAGIDVACGEGTLRLSRVQLAGKRVMDAADLVNGRGVEAGDLLSDPDAS, from the coding sequence ATGAGTGATGGCAGGCGCAGCTTCCGGATCGTCTTCATGGGCACCCCCGACTTCGCGGTGCCTCCCCTGGTGCGGATGGCCGACGGCCCCGACGAGGTCGTGGCGGTGGTCACCCAGCCCGATCGCGCGCGGGGGAGGGGCCAGAAGGTCACGATCTCCCCGGTGAAGGCCGCCGCCCTCGAGCGGGGCATCGAGGTGCTGCAGCCCGAGCGGATCAAGGGCAAGCGGGGCGCCGAGTTCCGCGCGCGGATGGAGGCGCTGGCCCCCGAGCTGATCGTGGTGGCCGCCTACGGCAAGATCCTGCCGGTGTCGCTCCTCGAGCTGCCCACCCTCGACTGCATCAACGTCCACGCCTCCCTCCTGCCGCGCTGGCGCGGCGCCAGCCCGCTCCACCACGCCCTGCTGGCCGGGGACACCGAGAGCGGGGTCTCGATCATGCGGATGGAGGAGGGCCTCGACACCGGCCCGGTCTTCCTGAAGCGGGCCATCCCCGTCGGGGAGGAGACCGACTGCGCCGACCTCCACGACCGGCTGGCCGATCTGGGGGCCGAGGCCCTGATGGAGGCCCTCGAGCTCTTCCGGGCCGGGCCCGTGGAGCCCGAGGCGCAGGACGACGCGCTCGCCACCTACGCCCCGATGCTGGACAAGAAGGACGGCTGCCTCGACTTCGGCGCGAGCGCCCTCGAGCTCGCCCGGCGGGTGCGGGCCCTCCACCCCTGGCCGGGCACCTACACCGGCTGCCGGGGCAAGCTGCTCAAGGTGCTCGCCGCGAAGGCCCTCGCGACGCCCTCCGGCGCCGCGCCGGGCACGGTGACCGCCGCCACCGACGCGGGCATCGACGTCGCCTGCGGGGAGGGCACCCTGCGCCTCTCGCGGGTGCAGCTCGCCGGCAAGCGGGTCATGGACGCCGCGGACCTCGTGAACGGACGGGGCGTCGAGGCGGGCGATCTCCTCTCCGACCCGGACGCGTCATGA
- a CDS encoding HEAT repeat domain-containing protein, producing MISRLSSLLASLLALTLIAGCSSPPPTTAEEWAKAIPELKREKEVKDAAEELRKLGAKDLREGKDLKPLVPTLIPLLQESYPARAAAAFLLGEIGDKAAVDPLLSAIDFSAAVSDKEASKANGRIADALGKLKDPKSVRTLLKLTKSRDNFTALAAVQALGEVGDPSALEPLMEIAEAEATDPFISKNAVQAMGKIGDPKAMPTLIHMLFIERRGVSFYRETSFAIFQVGADAIPELIDILDGKNKELMKWAEGQGVLEAGIYAKTAQLLGDLSDRRAIPSLRRRLKFDDTFADLKLLPPMFSAEALGRLRAKEAVGEISKMLEEKEANARGAYARALVMIGDQRGAQPLADSALEGFGYDAREEALWGYARLALKNATKTYDRIVEKNKDLKTCTAWFEGDKAAIEAECQKRIAKLEERAAKRRPMVVAADECGTDNACWVKKLKDLDGKVRERAGWALAQAADLQYLDDLLGAIQEDDLEARFAHINALDTTLFGDNDRVPEKAAAQKTVDRLNSVMEDEQGKAQFIKINEDVKRLALKVQRALDDAAKAAG from the coding sequence ATGATCTCGCGGCTTTCCTCGCTTCTGGCCTCGCTCCTGGCCCTGACCCTGATCGCCGGCTGCTCGAGCCCGCCGCCCACCACCGCCGAGGAGTGGGCCAAGGCCATCCCGGAGCTGAAGCGCGAGAAGGAGGTCAAGGACGCCGCCGAGGAGCTGCGCAAGCTCGGCGCCAAGGACCTTCGCGAGGGCAAGGACCTGAAGCCCCTCGTCCCGACCCTGATCCCCCTGCTCCAGGAGAGCTACCCGGCCCGCGCCGCGGCCGCCTTCCTGCTGGGTGAGATCGGCGACAAGGCCGCGGTGGATCCCCTCCTCTCGGCCATCGACTTCTCGGCCGCCGTCTCCGACAAGGAGGCCTCGAAGGCCAACGGCCGCATCGCCGACGCCCTGGGCAAGCTCAAGGATCCCAAGTCGGTGCGCACCCTGCTCAAGCTCACCAAGAGCCGGGACAACTTCACCGCGCTGGCGGCCGTGCAGGCCCTCGGCGAGGTGGGTGATCCCTCCGCCCTCGAGCCCCTGATGGAGATCGCCGAGGCCGAGGCCACCGATCCCTTCATCTCGAAGAACGCCGTGCAGGCCATGGGCAAGATCGGCGATCCGAAGGCGATGCCCACCCTCATCCACATGCTCTTCATCGAGCGGCGGGGCGTCTCCTTCTACCGCGAGACCTCCTTCGCCATCTTCCAGGTGGGCGCCGACGCCATCCCCGAGCTGATCGACATCCTCGACGGGAAGAACAAGGAGCTCATGAAGTGGGCCGAGGGCCAGGGCGTGCTCGAAGCCGGCATCTACGCGAAGACCGCGCAGCTCCTCGGCGACCTCTCCGACCGCCGGGCCATCCCCTCTCTGCGCCGGCGGCTGAAGTTCGACGACACCTTCGCCGACCTCAAGCTCCTGCCCCCGATGTTCTCCGCCGAGGCCCTCGGCCGCCTGCGGGCCAAGGAGGCGGTGGGCGAGATCAGCAAGATGCTCGAGGAGAAAGAGGCGAACGCTCGCGGCGCCTACGCCCGCGCCCTCGTGATGATCGGCGATCAGCGCGGCGCCCAGCCCCTGGCCGACTCCGCCCTCGAGGGCTTCGGCTACGACGCTCGCGAGGAGGCCCTCTGGGGCTACGCCCGCCTGGCCCTCAAGAACGCCACCAAGACCTACGACCGCATCGTCGAGAAGAACAAGGACCTGAAGACCTGCACCGCCTGGTTCGAGGGTGACAAGGCCGCCATCGAGGCCGAGTGCCAGAAGCGGATCGCGAAGCTCGAGGAGCGCGCCGCCAAGCGCCGCCCGATGGTCGTCGCCGCCGACGAGTGCGGCACCGACAACGCCTGCTGGGTGAAGAAGCTCAAGGATCTGGACGGCAAGGTCCGCGAGCGCGCCGGCTGGGCCCTGGCCCAGGCCGCCGACCTCCAGTACCTCGACGATCTCCTCGGCGCCATCCAGGAGGACGATCTCGAGGCGCGCTTCGCCCACATCAACGCCCTGGACACCACCCTCTTCGGCGACAACGACCGCGTGCCGGAGAAGGCCGCGGCCCAGAAGACCGTCGACCGCCTCAACAGCGTCATGGAAGACGAGCAGGGCAAGGCCCAGTTCATCAAGATCAACGAGGACGTGAAGCGCCTCGCGCTGAAGGTCCAGCGGGCGCTGGACGACGCGGCGAAGGCCGCGGGCTGA
- a CDS encoding HEAT repeat domain-containing protein, whose translation MSGPAPSSRRDRSVLHPGLGVCLLLAGLAGSGDRALAQAPEEAAPAPAEAEAEAVPSARPAPGRVFTLEESERATLHSTLAESGTYKARIQAALLLGRRGDARHDLAALERALQEDDHYAVRGASAMAMGNLGEATAINALLEGLGDEDAFVRRACRKALGQLASPQAIPYLVLARERPEGTARMVAVELLGGLDAPDARHALAGFLGDPEPPVRDAVERALKSWPREDQVTAVLSALESDSYRVRTHAARLAGPLQDGRCLMPLAGLLSSPLETEEVIAAVDASLVEMEGLIDVDDHIKRVLGLVDREARIPSLVLLGFAGGSEAIDVLRRSAKDPDLRVRFYAVQALGRAGDTGSRVMLEAMEKDPANARIKSVIRTALRTIGS comes from the coding sequence ATGAGCGGCCCAGCACCGTCGTCGCGGCGCGACCGATCCGTCCTCCACCCGGGACTGGGGGTCTGCCTGCTCCTCGCCGGGCTGGCCGGGAGCGGTGATCGGGCCCTGGCCCAGGCCCCCGAGGAGGCCGCGCCGGCTCCCGCCGAGGCCGAAGCCGAGGCGGTGCCCTCCGCTCGCCCCGCCCCCGGCCGGGTCTTCACCCTCGAGGAGAGCGAGCGGGCGACCCTCCACTCGACCCTCGCGGAGAGCGGCACCTACAAGGCCCGGATCCAGGCCGCCCTCCTCCTCGGCCGGCGCGGCGACGCGCGGCACGACCTGGCGGCCCTCGAGCGCGCCCTCCAGGAGGACGATCACTACGCGGTGCGCGGCGCGTCGGCCATGGCCATGGGCAACCTCGGCGAGGCCACCGCCATCAACGCCCTCCTCGAGGGGCTCGGGGACGAGGACGCCTTCGTCCGCCGGGCCTGCCGCAAGGCCCTGGGCCAGCTGGCCAGCCCCCAGGCGATCCCCTACCTCGTGCTCGCCCGCGAGCGCCCGGAGGGCACCGCCCGGATGGTGGCGGTGGAGCTCCTGGGGGGCCTCGACGCCCCTGACGCCCGCCACGCCCTCGCCGGCTTCCTCGGTGATCCCGAGCCGCCGGTGCGGGACGCGGTCGAGCGCGCCCTGAAGTCCTGGCCTCGCGAGGATCAGGTCACGGCCGTGCTCTCGGCGCTGGAGAGCGACTCCTACCGGGTGCGCACCCACGCCGCCCGCCTCGCCGGTCCCCTGCAGGACGGCCGCTGCCTGATGCCCCTGGCGGGCCTCCTCTCCTCTCCCCTGGAGACCGAGGAGGTCATCGCCGCGGTCGACGCCAGCCTCGTCGAGATGGAGGGGCTGATCGACGTGGACGATCACATCAAGCGGGTGCTGGGTCTGGTCGATCGCGAGGCCCGGATCCCCTCCCTCGTCCTCCTGGGCTTCGCCGGGGGCTCGGAGGCCATCGACGTCCTGCGGCGCAGCGCGAAGGATCCCGATCTGCGGGTGCGCTTCTATGCGGTGCAGGCCCTCGGCCGGGCCGGCGACACCGGCTCGCGCGTGATGCTCGAGGCGATGGAGAAGGATCCGGCCAACGCCCGGATCAAGAGCGTCATCCGGACGGCGCTGCGCACCATCGGCAGCTGA